GAATTGGCTGCGTTCCTTCAGGAACACGGGAAGAATCGTTTCTCTGATCCCGATAAAGTAGCTACTTCCATCCAACGGGCAGTCCGCTCTTCCTACCGCTTAGATAAAGTGGTAGAAGACTCAATGGATCTCCTTTTAGGTACTTCCATTGAGCTGATCCGTTCCTTTCAGAAACAGATCAAGGAAATCGACAAAGCCATTACCCGTCTAATGACAGGCCTTTCCCAGACCTTGGAGACTATACCGGGCATCGGACCTGTATATGCCGCAGGCATTATTGCCGAAATCGGCCAGATTGAACGTTTTGAAGATGAAAGCAAGATTGCCAAATATGCAGGTCTATACTGGCGGAAACACCAGTCTGGCCGCTTTACAGCTGAAGACACTTCTCTTTCGCGACAAGGAAACGAATATCTGCGCTACTACCTCGTTGAAGCCGCCAACTCGGTTAGGAGACAGATTCCCGAATATCGCGAGTTTTACCAAAAGAAATGTCTTGAAGTTCCAAAACATCAACACAAACGTGCCCTCGTCCTAACAGCAAGAAAACTCGTGCGATTGGTGGATGCGCTGCTTCGCAAACGCCAAGTCTTTGCGCAAGAAAGGTGCGTGAAGATCTGACAAATATACTTTGTCAGCGCAAGCCTTCCTGATTTCCAGTAAATTACATTTATTTACTGGTGTAGTTCCTTACGGTCTTTTTTAGTCACAAGTAAATTGAAAACTAAACATCTTTAAACTTTTGGAGTTGACATATTACCGCAGGTCTTTAGTAGAATAAGAAAACAGGCTCGCCAAAACAATCATATCCTCAACTTACACACTCGTTACTTAACAAGCCTTTGTTCTAACTCTTCTTTTTGACGCAAGTGATGACGAAAATGCATACCAACCAAATCATACCATTCCCTTGCATTTAGCCATCCGAACCCTCCATGCTCGACTTTATAATTTGGATTTATATTGTCCACTTTCGATTCCCATTGACTTAACCTTAGAATTACTTGATCCATTCTGCTGATAAGATCGTCCTTGCCATCTGAATTATTAGGTGGAGTATTTAGTTCATCCGGTAATTTAATTTTAATTGGCGGAAACCCTCCAATCTTATATAAATGCTCACCAAACTCCGTTTTCCCAAGGGGCCGTTCATCATTTAAGGTGGAACATGTTACTATATTATCTAGATACTCATGGGCAACAAGGATTAAATGGTCATACATTTGCCCAATAGACCAAACTGTTTCTTCAGATTTATATCTTAGCTGTTCCAGCGAGTAATCTTGAAGCTCGTTTTTGTAGGTCTTAATTAGTTTAAGTTCGCTCAATTTATATCCTCCTTTATATTAATTAACTCAAATCTAAAAATTTTACATTTTTTTGTATATGTTACTAATTATTCAATTTTCGATTACAAATACCTTCTTCAAC
This window of the Cytobacillus pseudoceanisediminis genome carries:
- a CDS encoding IS110 family transposase → MRLFVGLDVSSFDMKGCILDQEGSKVDTFTVSNDLPGATVLKERILGLAKGRKVESVKIGLESTSVYSFHPSMFLHYDEDLKVFDTQVFVINPKQIANFKKSYSDMNKTDEIDAFVIADYVRFGRNQMSIVKESQYVALQQLTRSRYHLVKMMTKEKQHFLQHLNFKCSNFSHEVDSSAFGNAMMDLFLERYSLEELAQMPLDELAAFLQEHGKNRFSDPDKVATSIQRAVRSSYRLDKVVEDSMDLLLGTSIELIRSFQKQIKEIDKAITRLMTGLSQTLETIPGIGPVYAAGIIAEIGQIERFEDESKIAKYAGLYWRKHQSGRFTAEDTSLSRQGNEYLRYYLVEAANSVRRQIPEYREFYQKKCLEVPKHQHKRALVLTARKLVRLVDALLRKRQVFAQERCVKI
- a CDS encoding DinB family protein, whose product is MSELKLIKTYKNELQDYSLEQLRYKSEETVWSIGQMYDHLILVAHEYLDNIVTCSTLNDERPLGKTEFGEHLYKIGGFPPIKIKLPDELNTPPNNSDGKDDLISRMDQVILRLSQWESKVDNINPNYKVEHGGFGWLNAREWYDLVGMHFRHHLRQKEELEQRLVK